From Spirosoma aerolatum, one genomic window encodes:
- a CDS encoding Ig-like domain-containing protein: MQHTLRAMRQLLWLRYGIALLLVATSLYTALAFVGDGYLTNTALPTLDKVVKAAPSVPASHNSKDKALPRKGVETKATIAFAPDSDGDGVTDDVDLDDDNDGILDVNEGCNASLIQNEYQGTFGLTSACRPSSGTVTNYVYSCGVTSGVVEGGYAIVNGSILGSWNQSWRNIQGHSTSNPNDAYLFVNGNVTAQGIFYTGTFTVTTTGSYKFGAWVVNPIKAGTNFITPNLGVRIINTATSAQVGNITSGNLPEGGNWQELSTTLSLVPGTYKIEMYNSSLGAYGNDFALDDVYLLPVPCNADLDGDGLVNSLDLDSDGDGCPDALEGGASFAQAKLIASSMPGGNSGTGYTGTSATPITQNLGNAVDANGVPTLAGTSGQTAGTSQNAAIKAAVCVINANNDAATTQQNTPVNIPVLTNDTNNGTQATNTNVTVSLLTPPAVGTAMLNSDGTFTYTPPPGYSGTATFLYTICDKTSPTVCSTATVGINVSCSDYSMIVSDVNTSQLEVFKVGSTGPKLTCVINASGGEGVAANQPTGILYALKDALSVYVYNYQKGQLITQIPLSDRAPDLTLSPDGAYLYVATWSAVQKYSTATNTLVASAPNANLQSVGELWGIAVNPITGNVYTSAGFRPTYSNKSTIQYISPSMTGATTTLVTAPSGYYYRGITFDSQGYLWAVMSTSGLGSGGPDKLVKYDAITGAVLGTYTLPVPNPSSLSNGSQVAFDVAVGPDGNLYIATLGGDCVTKFDVNTNTFSTFVPYAQGTGSKALTFLCGPFYCTTQITANPDLQTTTQCTAVNVPVLTNDTYAGATPTTSNVKVTVTSQPANGTATVNSDGTIKFTPTCTFTGSTTFAYSICEVQNTTNCAASTVTVNVVGVKANNDVATTPQNTPVNIPVLTNDTNNGAQATNTNVTVSLTNPPVSGTATLNPDGTFTYTPPPGFSGPVSFTYTICDKTSPTVCSRAVVGVNVSCSNYSLLVSEYVGKRLDVFNYGQSSATFTCARSNFGGEGAVTNPTTNLAYIVLLEANSTGPNRDIAVYNYATGTVVTRISTVPGLAIDIALSPDGLYAYVAGTGGVSKISTTTNTVLTTNTSRSFNWGVAVNPNTGNVYVSGGWEQYYSSGGTSTISYIAPSLSGSFTNLVTAPSGYYYRGITFDAAGNLWAVMSPDPASGPDKLVKYDANTGAVLGTYSFPVPVVNGTSGGTSVSAWDIAVGPDGNLYIGTMKGDCITKFDVTTNTFSTYIPYVSGAGAKGLAFVCGTFYCTTEITANPDSQTTTQCTAVNVPVLTNDTYAGNTPTTSNVKVTVTSQPANGTATVNSDGTIRFAPACSFTGVTTFTYSICEVQSTTNCSSTTVTITVNRVPDSDGDGLPDNIDLDDDNDGILDIYEDCTASLVTEEFQGTFGQTSVCRASTSSVTSYAFACQPNAGQYTILNQSIPPTWNNPVFQALNGHSSTAATDAYMWVNGSSAVGVFYSGQFTVTTANTYNFGCWAANMVKAGTNIGLPNVGVRIINTATSAQVSNITSGNLPEGGTWQQVGSSVTLSPGTYRLEMYNIGTAISGNDFGVDDIYVTPASCNNDIDGDGIPNRLDLDSDGDGCADALEGGASFTNANLVASSMPGGNSGAGYTGTSTNPITTNLCASAACVDANGVPTIAGASGQLIGTSQDATQQDVACCTSLTPVLSATSKSNVCPITTVDLSTITASNTPASYTLAWFSGTPATAANKLSSVNSLTAGTYYAAFTNGTCYGPTAPVSASVLACFDCANITVGGKFVAGFPSSGTLTVPISGAKAGSFTLNLSGTGFSTTPSPYVTTLTASQTAIAIPVQYDGSGSAGVVSLSLSSPQAGNSCTPTVPVTPAIPCAPLIPGQVVPGKASVLVGDATSFTYVGKTQGSTVRWFISPSNTVSPNQGTGTVIPSVSFLQPGYYQIIFEETNSTSPAGCNIPSTVQSTLDYLVKSPTPVCAYPGSSTVTTLPTVAAVKIGQMGSFSLVGGQPYNNVQWEIIPSAGATPNSGSGAFTSNITFSQEGLFRAVFTMTNLGDGTCTPVQKVSAGLISVGLDPCAAPSPIDVLEASGKDSTLVGTTATFNAVGGVPRQSIIWKVYPTTGVSSVSGTGSSATITFSQTGDYVVTFIATNGSLPLNCTKPTSIAGNRAIKVYGPTVLPPIATPDINTTRVNTPVPGNVLTNDNDPNSPVQSLTVTLISPPPVGTVSLNPDGSYVYTPPTNFTGTTTFCYKATNTSGLSSTACATITVVPDPVPAGVGNNPPVPNNDATQTTVGTPVKIVILGNDTDPDSNTSPNGQLNTPVLLGQPAQGTAILNPDGSVTYTPPTGFTGVVTFPYQVCDKASSPLCATALVTVTVLPTPAAGTPLSPVAVDDALLTLVNTPKQGTVASNDSDPNNPALPLTFTGGQPSHGTVVLNPDGTYTYTPTTNYSGPDSFTYNACNTAGKCDKATVYIVVLPPTIQPPIATPDINTTRVNTPVPGNVSTNDNDPQNQPLTFTLITPPPVGTVSLNPDGSYVYTPPTNFTGTTSFCYKATNTSGLSSTACVTVDVLPDPSILQNNPPAPNNDATQTTVGTPVKIVILGNDTDPDSSTSPNGQLNTPVLLGQPAQGTAILNPDGSVTYTPPTGFTGVVTFPYQVCDKASSPLCATALVTVTVLPAPPAGTILPPVAVDDALLTNINTPKQGTVASNDSDPNNPALPLTYTSGQPSHGTVTMNPDGSYTYTPTTNYSGPDSFTYTVCNTASKCDKATVYIVIQQPKGLLLMPKAWLQGALFGVTDPNGLMRDDLRVKGYLPASSPYASLNPITPVGPISNTATVFGVTGANAIVDWVFVELRNPANPSQIIDSRAALIQRDGDIVDLDGQSPVSFTAAQGSYYVAVRHRNHLGVMTASAIPLSFTSTVVDFRTPSTPTYRISTSAVNQPEVTVAQGVALWAGNVLYDKSVIYQGTTNDVSAISQQVKGATGNVTGTANYILQGYNTADVNMDGQAIYQGTGNDVNYIYLNVTKNHPGNVAGQNFFVIPEQLP; encoded by the coding sequence ATGCAACACACGCTACGAGCCATGAGGCAACTGCTTTGGCTTCGGTATGGCATTGCGTTGCTGTTAGTGGCTACCTCCCTTTATACGGCTCTGGCCTTTGTTGGGGATGGTTACCTGACCAACACCGCTCTGCCGACGCTTGATAAAGTGGTGAAAGCGGCTCCTTCTGTGCCAGCTAGCCATAACAGCAAAGACAAAGCTCTCCCCAGAAAGGGCGTGGAGACAAAAGCTACTATTGCTTTTGCTCCCGACTCCGATGGGGATGGCGTAACCGATGACGTTGATCTTGACGATGACAACGACGGGATTTTGGATGTGAACGAAGGATGTAATGCATCCTTGATACAGAACGAGTATCAAGGAACATTTGGGCTAACAAGCGCTTGTAGACCCAGTAGTGGAACTGTGACAAACTACGTCTACTCGTGCGGTGTAACGAGTGGAGTTGTAGAAGGGGGATATGCTATCGTGAATGGATCTATACTGGGCTCATGGAACCAATCGTGGCGCAATATTCAGGGGCATTCAACTTCTAATCCAAACGATGCCTACTTGTTTGTGAATGGAAATGTAACTGCTCAGGGTATATTTTACACAGGTACATTCACTGTGACCACAACAGGGAGCTATAAGTTTGGTGCCTGGGTAGTAAATCCTATTAAGGCTGGTACAAACTTCATAACTCCAAATCTTGGTGTTAGAATTATCAATACAGCGACATCTGCCCAAGTAGGTAATATTACATCCGGCAATTTGCCAGAAGGAGGCAATTGGCAAGAATTGTCAACTACTTTGAGCTTGGTACCTGGCACTTATAAAATCGAGATGTATAATTCGTCTCTTGGGGCATATGGTAATGACTTCGCGCTGGATGATGTCTATCTTCTACCTGTACCTTGTAATGCTGATCTTGACGGTGATGGGCTGGTAAATAGTCTTGATCTAGATTCCGATGGTGACGGCTGCCCTGACGCTCTTGAAGGCGGAGCCAGCTTCGCGCAAGCTAAATTGATTGCTTCATCAATGCCGGGAGGCAATAGCGGCACCGGGTATACGGGCACATCTGCCACACCTATAACGCAGAATTTGGGTAATGCTGTAGATGCTAATGGCGTACCAACTTTGGCTGGAACAAGCGGCCAAACAGCAGGAACTAGTCAGAATGCAGCGATTAAAGCGGCTGTTTGTGTAATCAATGCCAACAACGATGCGGCCACTACGCAGCAGAACACGCCCGTTAACATTCCGGTGCTGACCAACGACACCAATAATGGCACTCAGGCGACCAACACCAATGTGACGGTTTCGCTGCTTACTCCACCGGCCGTGGGTACGGCCATGCTGAACTCAGATGGCACGTTTACCTACACGCCACCACCGGGCTATTCTGGGACAGCCACATTTCTCTACACTATCTGCGACAAAACCTCACCGACGGTGTGTAGTACAGCTACGGTAGGAATTAATGTGAGTTGTTCAGATTATTCGATGATTGTAAGCGATGTTAATACATCACAATTGGAAGTATTTAAAGTTGGATCAACAGGACCCAAACTTACGTGTGTTATAAATGCTTCAGGAGGTGAAGGGGTGGCTGCAAACCAACCCACTGGAATTTTGTACGCCTTAAAGGATGCTTTGTCTGTATATGTGTACAATTACCAGAAAGGCCAACTAATTACGCAAATTCCTCTGAGTGATCGGGCTCCAGATCTTACTCTTTCTCCCGATGGAGCTTATCTTTATGTTGCTACTTGGTCTGCTGTACAAAAATATAGTACAGCAACAAATACGTTAGTAGCAAGTGCGCCTAATGCCAATCTACAATCAGTAGGCGAACTTTGGGGAATAGCCGTAAATCCAATTACAGGAAATGTCTATACTTCGGCTGGATTTAGACCTACATACAGCAATAAGTCAACTATTCAGTATATATCACCCTCGATGACAGGGGCCACTACTACATTGGTGACGGCTCCTTCTGGATATTATTACCGTGGTATAACGTTCGATAGTCAGGGTTATTTATGGGCTGTCATGTCGACTTCTGGACTAGGCTCTGGTGGCCCTGATAAACTAGTAAAGTATGATGCTATTACGGGTGCTGTACTGGGTACCTATACATTACCTGTCCCAAATCCTAGTAGCCTTTCCAATGGTAGCCAGGTAGCATTCGATGTAGCAGTAGGGCCAGATGGAAACTTGTATATTGCTACCTTAGGTGGCGATTGTGTAACAAAATTCGACGTAAACACTAACACGTTCTCTACATTTGTTCCATATGCACAGGGAACAGGATCAAAAGCTTTAACTTTTCTCTGTGGTCCATTCTATTGTACGACCCAAATCACGGCTAACCCCGATTTGCAGACGACTACGCAGTGTACGGCGGTGAATGTGCCAGTACTGACCAACGACACCTATGCGGGTGCTACGCCAACTACCTCGAATGTGAAGGTAACGGTAACCTCGCAGCCCGCCAACGGTACGGCCACGGTCAATTCAGATGGTACCATCAAGTTTACGCCGACCTGTACCTTCACGGGGTCAACGACGTTTGCCTACTCGATTTGTGAGGTGCAAAACACCACCAACTGTGCGGCCTCTACCGTAACGGTGAATGTGGTAGGGGTAAAAGCCAACAACGATGTAGCCACTACACCGCAGAACACGCCCGTTAACATTCCGGTGCTGACCAACGACACCAATAATGGCGCTCAGGCGACCAACACCAACGTGACGGTTTCGCTGACGAATCCGCCAGTAAGTGGTACGGCCACGCTGAATCCTGATGGCACATTTACCTACACGCCACCGCCGGGTTTCTCAGGACCCGTCAGCTTCACCTATACCATCTGCGACAAAACCTCGCCGACGGTGTGTAGTAGGGCTGTGGTAGGTGTAAATGTAAGTTGTTCTAACTATAGCCTGCTGGTAAGTGAGTATGTTGGTAAGCGACTTGATGTCTTTAATTATGGACAATCGAGTGCAACCTTTACCTGCGCTAGATCCAACTTTGGTGGAGAAGGGGCTGTAACCAATCCTACGACTAATTTAGCTTATATTGTATTATTAGAAGCAAACAGTACTGGGCCTAATCGCGACATCGCTGTATACAATTATGCTACAGGTACAGTTGTTACAAGAATATCGACTGTGCCCGGTTTGGCTATTGATATAGCTCTGTCGCCTGATGGATTATATGCCTATGTTGCAGGTACAGGTGGAGTATCGAAAATAAGCACTACAACAAATACTGTCTTAACTACTAATACAAGCCGGTCTTTCAACTGGGGGGTTGCCGTGAATCCTAATACTGGAAATGTATATGTAAGTGGAGGCTGGGAGCAGTATTATTCGAGTGGCGGTACGTCAACAATATCGTATATAGCGCCTTCTTTATCCGGTTCATTTACGAATTTAGTGACTGCCCCAAGTGGGTATTACTATAGAGGAATCACGTTCGATGCCGCCGGGAATCTATGGGCAGTTATGTCGCCTGACCCTGCTAGTGGACCGGATAAATTAGTTAAATACGATGCTAATACTGGTGCGGTATTAGGTACTTACTCATTTCCCGTTCCTGTAGTTAATGGCACCTCCGGAGGTACTAGCGTAAGCGCATGGGATATTGCAGTTGGGCCTGATGGTAATCTATATATTGGCACGATGAAAGGGGATTGTATTACAAAGTTTGATGTAACAACCAATACCTTTTCGACCTATATACCTTATGTGTCAGGTGCCGGAGCTAAAGGTCTTGCCTTTGTTTGCGGTACGTTTTATTGCACCACTGAAATCACGGCTAACCCCGATTCACAGACAACTACGCAATGTACGGCGGTGAACGTGCCAGTACTGACCAACGATACATACGCTGGTAATACGCCAACTACCTCGAATGTGAAGGTAACGGTGACCTCGCAGCCCGCCAACGGTACGGCCACGGTCAACTCCGATGGGACAATCAGGTTTGCACCTGCCTGTAGCTTCACGGGCGTTACTACCTTTACCTACTCAATCTGTGAAGTTCAAAGTACGACTAATTGCTCAAGTACTACGGTAACGATCACGGTGAATCGCGTCCCCGATTCGGATGGCGATGGTCTGCCAGACAATATTGACCTGGACGATGATAATGATGGCATTCTGGATATTTATGAAGATTGTACGGCTTCATTAGTAACCGAAGAGTTTCAGGGTACGTTTGGGCAGACATCGGTCTGTCGGGCGTCTACGTCTAGTGTCACATCTTATGCGTTTGCGTGCCAGCCCAATGCAGGACAATACACGATTTTGAATCAGTCGATTCCGCCTACGTGGAACAATCCGGTATTCCAGGCCCTGAACGGTCACTCGTCAACGGCTGCAACGGATGCCTACATGTGGGTGAATGGTTCGTCGGCAGTGGGGGTTTTCTACTCCGGTCAATTCACCGTAACCACGGCTAATACGTATAACTTCGGCTGCTGGGCGGCTAACATGGTCAAGGCAGGAACGAATATTGGCTTGCCCAATGTAGGCGTACGAATAATCAATACGGCTACGTCGGCACAGGTAAGCAATATTACTTCAGGCAATTTGCCCGAAGGCGGCACCTGGCAACAGGTAGGTTCTTCGGTAACGCTTTCGCCTGGCACGTACCGCCTGGAAATGTATAACATCGGAACCGCAATCAGCGGCAATGATTTTGGTGTCGATGATATTTATGTGACTCCGGCAAGCTGTAATAATGATATAGATGGCGATGGCATACCAAACCGTTTAGACCTCGACTCCGATGGCGACGGTTGTGCCGACGCTCTGGAAGGTGGAGCCAGCTTTACCAATGCAAACCTGGTGGCTTCGTCGATGCCGGGTGGTAACAGCGGTGCTGGCTATACAGGTACATCAACCAATCCGATTACCACTAATCTCTGCGCAAGCGCAGCCTGTGTTGATGCGAATGGTGTGCCAACAATAGCTGGAGCAAGTGGGCAATTAATTGGCACCAGCCAGGACGCTACTCAACAGGATGTAGCCTGCTGTACGTCACTGACACCTGTGCTATCGGCCACCAGCAAGTCGAATGTGTGCCCGATTACCACGGTCGATCTGAGCACCATTACGGCCAGCAATACACCCGCCAGCTATACCCTGGCCTGGTTCAGTGGCACACCGGCTACGGCGGCCAACAAACTGAGCAGTGTCAATTCTCTGACGGCAGGTACCTACTATGCGGCCTTCACCAATGGCACCTGCTATGGGCCAACCGCGCCGGTGTCGGCATCGGTACTAGCCTGCTTCGACTGCGCCAACATCACCGTTGGCGGTAAATTTGTGGCTGGTTTCCCCTCGTCGGGTACGCTTACCGTGCCCATCTCGGGAGCTAAAGCCGGATCGTTCACCCTCAACCTGTCGGGTACGGGCTTTAGCACCACGCCATCGCCCTACGTCACTACGCTGACGGCCAGCCAGACGGCCATTGCCATTCCGGTGCAGTACGACGGATCGGGTTCGGCAGGGGTTGTTAGTCTGTCGCTCAGTTCGCCACAGGCGGGCAATAGCTGTACGCCAACCGTACCTGTCACACCAGCTATCCCCTGCGCACCGTTGATTCCGGGGCAGGTGGTGCCGGGTAAGGCCAGTGTGCTGGTGGGCGATGCGACCTCCTTTACCTACGTTGGTAAAACGCAGGGCAGCACCGTTCGCTGGTTTATCTCGCCGTCGAACACCGTATCGCCCAACCAGGGCACGGGCACCGTCATTCCGTCGGTATCCTTCCTGCAACCGGGCTATTATCAGATTATTTTTGAAGAGACCAACAGCACCAGCCCCGCAGGCTGTAATATCCCCAGCACGGTGCAGTCGACACTCGACTACCTGGTAAAATCGCCGACTCCTGTCTGCGCCTATCCCGGATCGAGCACTGTAACGACGCTGCCGACGGTAGCTGCCGTCAAAATCGGCCAGATGGGTAGTTTCTCGCTGGTGGGTGGTCAGCCCTACAACAACGTGCAGTGGGAGATTATCCCCTCGGCTGGCGCTACACCTAACTCAGGCAGTGGTGCGTTTACCAGCAACATCACCTTCAGCCAGGAAGGGCTGTTCCGGGCGGTGTTTACGATGACCAACCTGGGCGATGGCACCTGTACGCCGGTTCAGAAAGTGAGTGCCGGACTGATTTCGGTGGGTCTTGACCCCTGCGCAGCGCCGTCGCCTATCGATGTGCTGGAAGCCAGTGGCAAAGATTCGACCCTGGTTGGCACCACGGCTACCTTCAATGCTGTTGGCGGTGTACCCCGTCAGAGCATCATCTGGAAGGTATACCCCACCACGGGTGTATCGAGCGTGAGCGGAACGGGTAGCTCGGCCACGATTACCTTTAGCCAGACGGGCGATTATGTCGTTACGTTCATTGCTACCAACGGTAGTCTGCCGCTCAACTGTACCAAGCCAACATCGATAGCTGGTAACCGCGCCATCAAAGTATATGGCCCAACGGTGCTGCCACCGATTGCCACGCCGGACATCAACACCACACGGGTGAACACACCGGTGCCGGGTAATGTACTGACCAACGACAACGATCCGAATAGTCCGGTCCAGTCGCTGACAGTAACGTTGATTTCTCCACCGCCAGTGGGTACGGTATCGCTCAACCCCGATGGTAGCTACGTCTATACCCCGCCGACCAATTTCACGGGTACGACCACCTTCTGCTACAAGGCCACCAATACCTCAGGTCTGAGCAGCACCGCTTGTGCCACCATCACGGTCGTTCCCGATCCGGTTCCGGCCGGAGTGGGCAACAACCCACCGGTGCCCAACAACGATGCCACGCAGACGACAGTGGGTACGCCGGTGAAGATTGTGATTCTGGGCAACGACACCGATCCTGACAGCAACACCTCGCCCAACGGTCAGTTGAACACGCCTGTTCTGCTGGGTCAACCTGCCCAGGGTACGGCCATTCTCAACCCGGATGGCAGCGTAACCTACACCCCGCCGACTGGTTTCACGGGTGTGGTGACCTTCCCTTACCAGGTGTGCGACAAGGCCAGCAGCCCGCTCTGTGCCACGGCTCTGGTAACGGTAACGGTACTGCCTACACCAGCGGCTGGTACGCCACTGTCTCCGGTAGCGGTTGATGACGCCCTGCTGACACTGGTGAACACGCCGAAGCAGGGTACGGTAGCCTCGAATGATAGCGATCCCAACAACCCGGCGCTGCCGTTGACCTTCACCGGAGGCCAGCCCAGCCACGGTACGGTGGTGCTCAACCCCGATGGTACGTATACCTACACGCCAACGACCAACTATAGCGGTCCTGACTCGTTCACCTACAACGCCTGCAACACGGCTGGTAAGTGCGACAAAGCCACAGTTTATATTGTGGTTCTGCCGCCAACGATTCAGCCACCGATTGCGACACCGGACATCAACACCACACGGGTGAACACACCGGTGCCGGGCAACGTATCGACCAACGATAACGATCCCCAGAATCAGCCGTTGACCTTCACGCTGATCACCCCACCACCAGTGGGTACGGTATCGCTCAACCCCGATGGTAGCTACGTCTATACCCCGCCGACCAATTTCACGGGTACGACCAGCTTCTGCTACAAGGCCACCAATACCTCTGGTCTGAGCAGCACCGCTTGTGTCACGGTCGATGTCTTGCCTGATCCGTCGATTTTGCAAAACAATCCGCCCGCACCCAACAACGATGCCACGCAGACGACAGTGGGTACGCCAGTGAAGATTGTGATTCTGGGCAACGACACCGATCCCGACAGCAGCACCTCGCCCAACGGTCAGTTGAACACGCCTGTTCTGCTGGGTCAGCCTGCGCAGGGAACGGCCATTCTCAACCCGGATGGCAGCGTGACCTACACCCCGCCGACTGGTTTCACGGGTGTGGTGACCTTCCCTTACCAGGTGTGCGACAAGGCCAGCAGCCCGCTCTGTGCCACGGCTCTGGTAACGGTAACGGTACTGCCAGCGCCACCTGCCGGAACGATTCTGCCTCCGGTAGCGGTAGACGATGCTCTGCTGACCAATATCAATACGCCGAAGCAGGGTACGGTAGCCAGCAACGATAGCGATCCCAACAACCCGGCGCTGCCGCTGACCTATACCAGCGGCCAGCCGAGCCACGGTACCGTAACGATGAACCCCGACGGTAGCTATACCTACACGCCGACGACCAACTACAGCGGTCCTGATTCGTTTACTTACACGGTATGCAACACGGCCAGCAAGTGCGACAAGGCGACGGTATACATTGTGATCCAGCAACCGAAGGGTCTGCTGCTGATGCCGAAAGCCTGGTTGCAGGGGGCTCTCTTCGGGGTCACCGATCCGAACGGGCTGATGCGCGACGACCTGCGGGTGAAAGGGTATCTGCCCGCCAGCAGTCCGTATGCCAGCCTGAATCCCATCACGCCGGTGGGTCCGATCAGCAACACGGCCACGGTCTTTGGGGTAACGGGTGCCAACGCCATCGTCGACTGGGTCTTTGTCGAACTGCGTAATCCTGCTAATCCGTCGCAGATTATCGATAGCCGGGCCGCCCTGATTCAGCGCGATGGTGACATCGTCGATCTGGATGGTCAGTCGCCCGTATCGTTCACGGCTGCTCAGGGAAGCTATTATGTAGCGGTTCGCCACCGCAATCACCTGGGTGTGATGACGGCCAGTGCCATTCCGCTGAGCTTCACCAGTACGGTGGTTGACTTCCGCACGCCTTCGACGCCGACCTACCGCATCAGTACCAGCGCGGTAAATCAGCCGGAGGTAACGGTAGCGCAGGGTGTGGCGCTGTGGGCCGGTAATGTGCTCTACGATAAGTCGGTGATTTATCAGGGAACGACCAACGATGTGTCGGCTATCTCGCAGCAGGTGAAAGGCGCCACGGGCAATGTGACCGGCACCGCCAACTACATCCTGCAGGGCTATAACACGGCCGATGTGAACATGGACGGGCAGGCTATTTACCAGGGTACGGGCAACGATGTGAACTACATCTACCTGAACGTAACCAAGAATCACCCAGGTAATGTGGCGGGTCAGAACTTCTTTGTCATCCCCGAACAACTACCCTAA